A genomic segment from Lignipirellula cremea encodes:
- a CDS encoding DUF1559 domain-containing protein: MSLSRRRRAGYTLLELAIVISIIMVLVGLLLPAVQMAREASRRSNCSNNLVQIGVALQTYQLAHRWLPPGVSDAVGPIRSQAQGLHHNWISQMLPQIEESNNYGAINFSKSVYATENAPVRALRIDVLRCNSDRKQGPFSNYAGVQHYREAPIDENNQGVFFLNSRLQDRDVLDGLSTTLFVGEKLIQDGDLGWMSGTRATLRNTGVPINSANPLADLQNAPPQLQSSSVPGSPLYVGGFSSNHPGGAQFAFGDGSTHFLSENMNLRVYTQLAHRADGMLLDETSW, translated from the coding sequence ACGCTGCTGGAACTGGCGATTGTGATCAGCATTATCATGGTGCTGGTCGGGCTGCTGTTGCCGGCGGTCCAAATGGCCCGTGAAGCTTCCCGCCGGTCAAACTGCAGCAACAACCTGGTGCAGATTGGCGTCGCGCTGCAGACTTATCAATTGGCCCATCGCTGGCTCCCGCCCGGAGTGAGCGATGCCGTCGGGCCGATCCGCAGCCAGGCGCAGGGGCTGCATCACAACTGGATCTCGCAGATGCTCCCGCAGATTGAAGAGAGTAACAACTACGGGGCGATCAATTTTTCCAAGAGCGTTTACGCAACCGAAAACGCCCCGGTACGCGCACTGAGAATCGACGTGTTACGCTGTAACAGCGATCGCAAGCAGGGGCCGTTCTCGAACTACGCAGGCGTGCAGCACTACCGGGAAGCGCCGATTGACGAGAACAACCAGGGGGTGTTCTTTCTCAACAGTCGCCTGCAGGACCGCGATGTACTGGATGGATTGTCGACGACGCTCTTTGTCGGCGAGAAATTGATCCAAGACGGCGATCTGGGCTGGATGTCGGGAACCCGCGCCACCCTGCGGAACACAGGCGTGCCGATCAATTCCGCTAACCCGCTGGCGGATCTGCAGAACGCCCCGCCGCAACTGCAGTCTTCTTCCGTGCCGGGCTCCCCCCTTTATGTCGGCGGATTCAGCAGCAATCACCCGGGCGGCGCCCAGTTTGCGTTTGGCGACGGGTCGACGCACTTCTTGTCGGAGAATATGAATCTCCGCGTCTATACCCAGCTGGCCCATCGGGCCGACGGGATGCTCCTTGATGAGACCTCCTGGTAG